One Gemmatimonadales bacterium DNA segment encodes these proteins:
- a CDS encoding glutamate-cysteine ligase family protein: MTGLTRAGLAVDLAEHAFGAPVGACLSPRRIGAEAELIPVETSTGRRCPIEADGLVSTLPFLRRFGAHHGWRESRTPKGAPCFRLAAGGSVTFEPGGQIEYSSPPCATASELLGLLRSVVFPLCQAALGEGITLLSVGIDPFNSVGEAPLLLGGKRYGTMADYLARRGESGARMMRQTASFQMSLDVDDEPWLRWHLLNAAAPCMVASFANSPVYAGRSTGFRSTRAQVWRTLDPSRTGLPCDVERPLDRYLDFALAAPAMLLPEVEGGHRSFGEWLGRAAPTAVEWHDHLSTLFPEVRPRGHLEVRSPDAVDPRWYAAPIALAVGITYDPAASRAARDLLGSPDAGLLERAGRLGLRDSALARTAADLFEIALAGCAGLGPRYFHPADLEHAHAFFDQYTRRGRAPADDAPSGNLGWDQAAGTRVRVGSDPQPIHGVLR; the protein is encoded by the coding sequence ATGACCGGACTTACCCGCGCCGGTCTCGCGGTCGACCTGGCCGAGCACGCATTCGGGGCGCCGGTCGGCGCCTGCCTGTCGCCTCGCAGGATCGGCGCGGAGGCGGAGCTCATCCCGGTGGAGACCAGCACCGGGCGGCGATGTCCCATCGAGGCCGACGGCCTCGTTTCCACCCTTCCGTTCCTGCGCCGGTTCGGTGCTCATCACGGATGGCGAGAGAGTCGCACTCCCAAAGGGGCGCCGTGCTTTCGCCTCGCCGCCGGTGGCTCGGTGACGTTCGAGCCGGGTGGGCAGATCGAATACAGCTCACCACCCTGTGCCACGGCCAGCGAGCTGCTCGGGCTGCTCCGGTCGGTGGTCTTCCCGCTCTGCCAGGCGGCTCTGGGGGAAGGCATCACGCTGTTGTCGGTGGGCATCGATCCCTTCAACTCCGTAGGCGAGGCGCCTCTTCTGCTCGGCGGCAAGCGCTACGGCACGATGGCCGATTACCTGGCCCGGCGGGGGGAGTCGGGGGCCCGCATGATGCGGCAGACCGCCTCCTTCCAGATGAGTCTCGACGTCGACGATGAGCCGTGGCTCCGCTGGCACCTGCTCAATGCCGCCGCACCGTGCATGGTGGCCAGCTTCGCCAATTCGCCGGTGTACGCGGGCAGGTCGACAGGGTTCCGGAGCACGCGGGCGCAGGTGTGGCGCACGCTGGACCCGTCGCGCACCGGACTGCCCTGCGACGTGGAGCGGCCGCTGGATCGGTATCTCGATTTCGCTCTCGCGGCGCCCGCCATGCTGCTTCCAGAGGTCGAAGGCGGGCACCGAAGCTTCGGAGAGTGGCTGGGCCGCGCGGCGCCGACGGCGGTGGAGTGGCACGATCACCTGAGCACCTTGTTCCCCGAGGTGCGGCCCCGCGGTCACCTCGAGGTGCGCTCTCCCGACGCCGTGGACCCTCGGTGGTACGCGGCGCCGATCGCGCTCGCGGTGGGAATCACCTACGATCCGGCAGCGTCACGTGCCGCTCGGGATCTGCTCGGCTCCCCCGATGCTGGACTGCTCGAGCGGGCCGGCCGACTCGGCCTGCGCGACAGCGCCCTGGCCCGCACCGCCGCCGATCTGTTCGAGATCGCCCTGGCCGGGTGCGCCGGCCTGGGCCCGCGATACTTCCATCCCGCCGACCTGGAACACGCCCACGCCTTCTTCGATCAGTACACCCGGCGCGGGCGTGCCCCCGCGGACGACGCCCCTTCAGGAAATCTGGGGTGGGATCAGGCGGCCGGTACGAGGGTGCGGGTCGGTTCGGATCCGCAGCCGATTCACGGCGTCTTGAGGTAG
- the egtD gene encoding L-histidine N(alpha)-methyltransferase: MTSPLLDRGASAAVRVENPRMLAEVAAGLSGPQKELPPKYFYDHRGSELFEEITRLPEYYQTRTERGLLEDWMPELMAQLDSRTLIELGAGSAEKTRIILSAMRSTGFAGLYVPIDVSATFLSLTAARLRREYPGLAVEPAVADISGDFDLPRHFPRPALFAFLGGTIGNFYPAAAIKLVHRVRIGMEPGDRFLMGVDLRKDVARIEAAYNDSQGVTAEFNRNMLRVLNHELGADFDPSAFAHRAFYDSTTDRIEMHLVSLRPQRVLIPGLGIVRFAAGESIRTEISAKHDRASVTQLFMAAGLRVESWRTDPDALFALVVGAAA; the protein is encoded by the coding sequence ATGACTAGCCCACTGTTGGACCGCGGGGCCAGCGCGGCCGTTCGGGTCGAGAATCCCCGCATGCTCGCCGAAGTGGCCGCCGGCCTCTCGGGGCCGCAGAAGGAGCTGCCGCCCAAGTATTTCTACGATCACCGCGGGTCGGAGCTGTTCGAGGAGATCACCCGATTGCCGGAGTACTATCAAACCCGGACGGAGCGGGGGCTGCTGGAGGACTGGATGCCCGAGCTCATGGCGCAGCTCGATTCGCGGACCCTGATCGAGCTGGGTGCCGGCAGCGCCGAGAAGACCCGGATCATCCTGAGCGCGATGCGGTCGACCGGCTTCGCCGGTTTGTACGTGCCCATCGACGTGAGCGCCACCTTTCTCAGTCTCACCGCGGCCCGGCTCCGCCGCGAGTACCCTGGGTTGGCCGTGGAGCCGGCGGTCGCCGACATCTCGGGGGATTTCGATCTGCCGCGGCACTTTCCCCGTCCGGCGCTCTTCGCCTTCCTCGGCGGCACTATCGGCAACTTCTATCCCGCCGCCGCCATCAAGCTGGTGCACCGGGTGCGGATCGGCATGGAGCCGGGCGATCGGTTCCTGATGGGGGTCGACCTGCGGAAGGACGTGGCCCGGATCGAAGCGGCCTACAACGACAGCCAGGGCGTCACGGCGGAGTTCAACCGGAACATGCTGCGGGTGCTGAACCACGAGCTGGGCGCCGACTTCGATCCGTCTGCCTTTGCCCACCGGGCATTCTATGACTCGACCACCGACCGGATCGAGATGCACCTGGTGTCGCTCCGTCCCCAGCGCGTCCTCATCCCTGGACTGGGAATCGTCCGGTTCGCGGCGGGGGAGTCGATCCGCACCGAGATCAGCGCCAAGCACGACCGGGCGAGCGTGACCCAGCTCTTCATGGCCGCGGGCCTGAGAGTCGAATCCTGGCGCACCGATCCGGACGCGCTCTTCGCGCTGGTGGTGGGCGCGGCGGCATGA
- the egtB gene encoding ergothioneine biosynthesis protein EgtB: MTVTVAPKGIDPRTIAGELLEARERTLLLVAPLTDGDLRRQHDPLMSPILWDLGHMAHFEELWLTRNLDGPIEFVEMPGLYNPFEHPRSTRGGLALPGFRRCREVMDEIRGRVLARLASVELEGAEPLLRDGFVYRMVLQHEYQHDETILQTLQLKQGVPYRPLVRWDLPPATAESRAPGRMVRFPGGSVEIGTDDRSVAYDNERGRHRVDVAPFWIDVDPVTNRDFLVFIAAGGYETPEYWSGPGWTWRTESGVTAPKYWSLTDSGWVTRTMDQSGPVDPRHPVCHVSYHEAEAFARFAGKRLPTEVEWETAASWDPVAGTKRTYPWGDQPADRTLANVDQLTFGTAPVGSYPRNVSPLGCRGMIGDVWEWTASDFLPWPGFQSFPYREYSEVFFGSEYKVLRGGSWATRPGAVRNTFRNWDYPIRRQIFSGFRCARDD, translated from the coding sequence ATGACGGTCACCGTCGCCCCCAAGGGCATAGATCCGAGGACCATCGCCGGCGAGCTGCTGGAGGCCCGCGAGCGCACGCTCCTGCTGGTTGCCCCGCTCACCGACGGCGATCTCCGCCGCCAGCACGATCCCCTGATGAGCCCCATCCTCTGGGACCTGGGCCACATGGCCCATTTCGAGGAGCTGTGGCTCACCCGCAACCTCGACGGGCCCATCGAGTTCGTCGAGATGCCCGGGCTGTACAATCCCTTCGAGCATCCGCGGAGCACCCGGGGCGGGCTGGCACTGCCCGGCTTTCGCCGCTGCCGCGAGGTCATGGACGAGATCCGGGGGCGGGTGCTGGCCCGTCTCGCTTCGGTCGAGCTCGAAGGTGCCGAGCCGCTCCTCCGGGATGGGTTCGTCTACCGGATGGTGTTGCAGCACGAGTATCAACACGACGAGACCATCCTGCAGACCCTCCAGCTCAAGCAGGGCGTGCCGTACCGGCCGCTGGTGCGCTGGGACCTCCCGCCTGCAACCGCTGAAAGTCGTGCCCCGGGCCGCATGGTCCGTTTTCCCGGAGGCAGCGTCGAGATCGGGACCGATGACCGGTCCGTGGCCTACGACAACGAGCGCGGGCGCCACCGCGTGGACGTGGCGCCGTTCTGGATCGACGTTGACCCGGTCACCAATCGCGACTTCCTCGTCTTCATAGCCGCGGGCGGCTACGAGACTCCGGAGTACTGGTCCGGGCCCGGCTGGACCTGGCGCACCGAGTCGGGAGTTACCGCGCCCAAGTACTGGTCGCTGACCGACAGCGGTTGGGTCACCCGCACCATGGACCAGTCGGGCCCGGTCGATCCCCGGCATCCGGTCTGCCACGTCTCCTACCACGAGGCCGAGGCGTTCGCCCGGTTCGCGGGAAAGCGGCTGCCGACCGAAGTGGAGTGGGAGACCGCCGCGTCGTGGGACCCCGTCGCCGGCACCAAGCGAACCTATCCCTGGGGCGACCAGCCGGCCGATCGCACACTGGCCAACGTCGACCAGCTCACCTTCGGCACGGCTCCCGTCGGCTCCTACCCGCGCAACGTTTCGCCGCTGGGTTGCCGGGGCATGATCGGGGACGTCTGGGAGTGGACCGCGAGCGATTTCCTGCCGTGGCCGGGCTTCCAGAGCTTTCCCTACCGGGAATATTCCGAGGTCTTTTTCGGATCCGAGTACAAGGTCCTTCGCGGGGGCTCGTGGGCCACCCGCCCGGGCGCGGTACGCAACACTTTCCGCAACTGGGACTACCCCATCCGCCGCCAGATCTTCAGCGGCTTCAGGTGCGCACGCGATGACTAG
- the ada gene encoding bifunctional DNA-binding transcriptional regulator/O6-methylguanine-DNA methyltransferase Ada has product MLLQISTDDESRWAAVQNRDTSADGCFVYAVASTRIYCRPSCPSRRPHRRHVRFFGSTVEAEAQGYRACRRCLPKDPETRAGRRIRAAQSYLEQHLDETVTLERLGREVRMSPYHLQRTFKRLTGTTPKAYATARRLERMKSRLKEGKSVTRATYDAGYSSPSRAYDHSRARLGMTPATYRRGGEGVRIAFTVVPTDAGQLLVAGTDRGICAVTLGDDAHALEAALRGEYPAAEIERGNGELEAWTRAVVDHLEEGGSTERLPLDLRGTAFQRQVWETLQRIPRGATRSYSEIARELGRPAAARAVAQACASNRLALVIPCHRVVREDGGLGGYRWGIERKRALLERERSAS; this is encoded by the coding sequence ATGTTACTCCAAATTTCCACCGATGACGAGAGCCGCTGGGCGGCGGTGCAGAATCGTGACACATCCGCCGACGGGTGCTTCGTTTACGCGGTCGCCTCCACCCGGATCTATTGCCGCCCTTCCTGTCCTTCCAGGCGGCCCCATCGCCGGCACGTGCGGTTCTTCGGTTCGACGGTCGAGGCGGAAGCCCAAGGCTACCGGGCCTGCCGGCGCTGCCTGCCGAAGGATCCCGAGACCCGCGCTGGCCGGCGGATCCGCGCCGCCCAGAGCTACCTGGAACAGCACCTGGACGAAACCGTGACGCTGGAGCGGCTGGGCCGGGAGGTGCGGATGAGCCCCTATCACCTGCAACGCACCTTCAAGCGGCTAACCGGCACCACGCCCAAGGCTTATGCCACGGCGCGGCGGCTGGAGCGGATGAAGTCCCGACTCAAGGAGGGTAAGAGCGTGACCCGAGCGACCTACGATGCAGGCTATTCCTCGCCCAGCCGGGCGTACGACCACTCTCGCGCTCGGCTGGGGATGACGCCGGCCACGTACCGGCGGGGGGGTGAGGGCGTCCGCATCGCCTTCACAGTGGTCCCGACCGATGCGGGGCAGCTGCTGGTGGCGGGGACCGATCGCGGGATCTGCGCCGTCACCCTGGGCGACGACGCCCATGCGCTGGAGGCCGCGCTGCGGGGGGAATACCCGGCGGCGGAGATCGAGAGAGGCAACGGGGAGCTGGAGGCGTGGACCCGGGCGGTGGTGGATCACCTGGAGGAAGGCGGCAGCACCGAGCGGCTTCCCCTCGACCTCCGCGGGACCGCGTTCCAACGGCAGGTGTGGGAGACGCTCCAGCGGATCCCGCGAGGCGCCACCCGCTCGTACTCCGAGATCGCCCGGGAGCTGGGTCGGCCGGCTGCCGCGCGGGCCGTGGCGCAGGCGTGCGCCAGCAATCGGCTGGCGCTGGTGATCCCCTGCCATCGGGTGGTGCGGGAGGACGGAGGGCTGGGCGGCTACCGCTGGGGCATCGAGCGAAAGCGCGCGCTGCTGGAGCGGGAGCGGTCAGCCTCGTAG
- the cimA gene encoding citramalate synthase, with amino-acid sequence MTTLHLYDTTLRDGTQREGLSLSVEDKLKIARALDRLGVSYIEGGWPGSNPKDAEFFRRIGEVPLAHARVAAFGSTRRAGIRCEDDPNLLALIEAATPVVTLVGKSSTLHVDRVLETSREENLRMIEESVAFFKRLGREVIYDAEHFFDGCRLDGGYAFATLAAAADAGADVVVLCDTNGGELPDVVGERVAEARQQFSTPLGIHPHNDAGLAVANALAAVRAGCVQVQGTINGYGERCGNLDLVPLIATLQLKLGLEVLSPEALRRLTEISAFVAAVANQHPDPHAPYVGRSAFAHKGGIHVAAIAKVADSYQHVDPSLVGNEMRVVVSEVAGRRNVRLRAEALGLTAGESEAPVLQRIKELEHLGFQFEAAEGSFEMLLRRASPDYQAPFELLDFTVIVEKRGGDQVMSQATVKMRVGEQVMHTAAEGHGPVNALDRAVRKALLPHYPTLADVHLMDYKVRIVDEHLGTGARPRVIIESGRGAERWSTVGCSENIIEASWLALCDGLELALLRG; translated from the coding sequence ATGACGACGCTCCACCTGTACGACACCACACTCCGCGACGGCACCCAGCGCGAAGGCCTGTCCCTGTCGGTGGAGGACAAGCTCAAGATCGCCAGGGCACTCGACCGGCTGGGTGTGAGCTATATCGAGGGGGGCTGGCCCGGCTCGAACCCCAAGGACGCCGAGTTCTTCCGGCGGATCGGCGAGGTGCCGCTGGCCCACGCCAGAGTCGCGGCGTTCGGGAGTACCCGCCGCGCGGGGATCCGTTGCGAGGACGACCCCAACCTGCTCGCCCTGATCGAGGCCGCCACGCCAGTGGTGACCCTGGTGGGCAAGAGCTCGACCCTTCACGTCGACCGCGTGCTGGAGACGAGCCGGGAGGAGAACCTCCGGATGATCGAGGAGAGCGTCGCCTTCTTCAAGCGGCTGGGGCGGGAGGTGATCTACGACGCGGAGCACTTCTTCGATGGCTGCCGCCTCGATGGCGGGTACGCCTTCGCCACCCTTGCGGCGGCCGCGGATGCGGGTGCCGACGTGGTGGTCCTCTGCGACACCAACGGCGGCGAGCTGCCCGACGTCGTGGGTGAGCGGGTGGCGGAGGCCCGGCAGCAGTTCTCGACGCCCTTGGGCATTCATCCCCATAACGACGCCGGTCTTGCCGTGGCGAACGCGCTGGCCGCGGTACGCGCGGGCTGCGTCCAGGTGCAGGGCACCATCAACGGCTACGGCGAGCGCTGCGGCAACCTCGACCTGGTGCCCTTGATCGCCACGCTCCAGCTCAAGCTGGGCCTCGAGGTCCTGTCACCCGAGGCGCTGCGCCGGCTCACCGAGATCTCCGCCTTCGTGGCGGCGGTGGCCAACCAGCACCCCGATCCCCACGCGCCCTACGTGGGCCGGAGCGCCTTCGCGCACAAGGGCGGGATCCACGTCGCGGCCATCGCCAAGGTGGCGGACAGCTACCAGCACGTCGACCCCTCGCTGGTGGGCAACGAGATGCGGGTGGTGGTGAGCGAGGTAGCTGGCCGGCGGAACGTGCGGCTTCGCGCCGAGGCGCTGGGCTTGACGGCTGGGGAGAGCGAGGCGCCCGTGCTCCAGCGGATCAAGGAGCTGGAGCACCTCGGCTTCCAGTTCGAGGCGGCGGAGGGGTCGTTCGAGATGCTGCTCCGGCGCGCCTCACCGGACTACCAGGCGCCCTTCGAGCTGCTGGACTTCACCGTGATCGTGGAGAAGCGCGGGGGCGACCAGGTGATGTCTCAGGCCACGGTGAAGATGCGGGTGGGCGAGCAGGTGATGCATACCGCCGCGGAGGGCCACGGCCCGGTCAACGCCCTCGACCGGGCGGTGCGGAAGGCGCTCCTGCCGCATTACCCCACCCTGGCCGACGTCCACCTGATGGATTACAAGGTGCGGATCGTGGACGAACACCTCGGCACCGGAGCTCGCCCCCGGGTGATCATCGAGTCCGGCCGCGGCGCCGAGCGGTGGAGCACGGTCGGCTGCTCGGAGAACATCATCGAGGCGAGCTGGCTGGCCCTCTGCGACGGTCTGGAGCTGGCGCTGCTACGAGGCTGA
- a CDS encoding SufE family protein, with product MPTLETLIPRFKAADRTTRLETLLDYSRKLPPLPVRYEEEKTRGAGRVHECQTPVFLWVEVENGQVHIHADVARESPTVRGFISLLARTLDGLPPEKVAAIPDDLLDQLGLSETLGMTRTQGLYAILHRIKRSVADA from the coding sequence ATGCCCACCCTCGAGACCCTCATTCCGAGATTCAAGGCCGCCGACCGCACCACCCGGCTGGAAACCCTGCTCGACTATTCCCGCAAGCTGCCGCCGCTCCCTGTCCGGTACGAGGAGGAGAAGACGCGGGGCGCCGGCCGGGTGCACGAGTGTCAGACACCGGTCTTTCTCTGGGTGGAGGTGGAGAACGGCCAGGTGCACATCCATGCCGACGTAGCGCGGGAGTCGCCGACGGTGCGCGGCTTCATCTCGCTCCTGGCGAGGACCCTCGACGGATTGCCACCGGAGAAGGTGGCCGCCATCCCGGACGACCTGCTCGACCAACTCGGCCTGAGCGAGACGCTGGGCATGACCCGGACCCAGGGGCTCTACGCCATCCTGCATCGGATCAAGCGCTCCGTGGCCGACGCCTGA
- the rho gene encoding transcription termination factor Rho gives MLGILELAGKGSGFLRRREAGYLPANGDVHVGERVIRQFELRPGDEIDGTTRPGGKGRAPTLERVTSINGRPPEEVRRRLDFNRLGAIHPNEQLRLECGLTRQGQPDFTNRVVDILCPFGKGQRALIVAPAKAGKTMILESIAQGVATNYPQAELLILLVDERPEEVFEMEAAGVGEVVASSFDNPASQHVAAAELILERARRRVELGEDVVLIVDSLTRLARAYNTVEKGTGRTLSGGLDAQSLERPKRFLGSARKIDPAQGGGSLTIIATALVDTGSRMDQVIFEEFKGTGNSELVLSRELAERRIYPAIDLVASATRREELLLSQEALAVTRLLRQRIAGMSPINAMNDLLTDMRRAKTNEELIQALAAG, from the coding sequence ATGCTCGGCATTCTGGAGCTCGCCGGGAAAGGGAGCGGCTTCCTCCGGCGTCGCGAGGCGGGCTATCTGCCGGCCAACGGGGACGTGCACGTGGGGGAGCGGGTCATTCGACAGTTCGAGCTTCGCCCCGGCGACGAGATCGACGGCACCACCCGCCCCGGTGGGAAGGGCCGCGCGCCGACCCTGGAGCGGGTGACCAGCATCAACGGGCGCCCGCCCGAGGAGGTCCGCCGGCGTCTCGATTTCAACCGGCTCGGCGCGATCCACCCGAACGAGCAGCTCCGGCTGGAGTGCGGCCTCACCCGTCAGGGACAGCCCGACTTCACCAATCGGGTCGTCGACATCCTCTGTCCCTTCGGGAAGGGTCAGCGCGCCCTCATCGTGGCGCCCGCCAAGGCGGGGAAGACGATGATCCTGGAATCGATCGCCCAGGGCGTGGCCACCAACTATCCCCAGGCGGAGTTGCTCATCCTCCTGGTGGATGAGCGGCCGGAGGAGGTGTTCGAGATGGAGGCCGCCGGCGTAGGCGAGGTGGTGGCCTCCAGCTTCGACAACCCCGCCAGCCAGCACGTCGCCGCCGCGGAGCTCATCCTGGAGCGGGCCCGCCGGCGGGTGGAGCTGGGCGAGGACGTGGTGCTGATCGTGGACTCGCTCACCCGCCTGGCGCGGGCGTACAACACGGTCGAGAAGGGGACGGGGCGGACGCTCTCGGGCGGGCTCGACGCCCAATCGCTGGAACGGCCGAAGCGGTTTCTGGGAAGCGCCCGGAAGATCGACCCGGCGCAAGGCGGCGGCTCGCTCACCATCATCGCCACCGCGCTGGTGGATACGGGGAGCCGGATGGACCAGGTGATCTTCGAGGAGTTCAAAGGCACCGGCAACAGCGAGCTGGTGCTGAGCCGGGAGCTGGCGGAGCGGCGGATCTATCCGGCGATCGACCTGGTGGCGAGCGCCACCCGGCGGGAGGAGCTGCTGCTGTCCCAGGAGGCGCTGGCGGTGACCCGTCTCTTGCGCCAGCGGATCGCCGGGATGTCACCGATCAACGCCATGAACGACCTGCTCACCGACATGCGCCGGGCCAAGACCAACGAAGAGCTGATCCAGGCCCTCGCCGCGGGGTGA
- the serC gene encoding 3-phosphoserine/phosphohydroxythreonine transaminase, producing the protein MTDRIHNFSAGPAVLPEPVLRKAQEAVWNVAGSGIGIVEHSHRGKVFDRILDEAERACRDLAGIPDNYRVLFLQGGASLQFSMVPMNLLPAGRTADFLLTGVWAQKAVKEAKVLGAKVHIAASSESTNFDRIPAPEEIRWSADPVYAHVTTNNTIYGTQWRTEPAVPAGVPLVADTSSDMYSRPIDVRKYGLIYAGAQKNLGPSGVVLVIIRDDLVEAGPKTLPTMLQYRTFAAERSLYNTPPTFGIYLMGEVFKWIQAQGGLAAMAELNEAKARLLYEYIDASDFFRGTVQPDSRSLMNVCFRAPTEELENRFIAEATKRGLDGLKGHRSVGGMRASIYNACPPAAVEALVAFMKEFETANRAAAART; encoded by the coding sequence ATGACCGACCGCATCCACAACTTCAGCGCCGGCCCCGCGGTCCTCCCCGAACCGGTGCTCCGGAAGGCGCAGGAGGCCGTCTGGAACGTGGCCGGCAGCGGTATCGGGATCGTGGAGCACAGCCACCGGGGCAAGGTGTTCGACCGGATCCTGGACGAGGCGGAGCGGGCCTGCCGCGACCTGGCCGGCATCCCCGACAACTACCGGGTGCTCTTCCTCCAGGGCGGCGCCTCGCTCCAGTTCTCCATGGTGCCGATGAACCTGCTCCCGGCCGGGCGCACCGCCGATTTCCTGCTCACCGGCGTCTGGGCCCAGAAGGCGGTGAAGGAGGCCAAGGTCCTGGGCGCCAAGGTGCACATCGCGGCGAGCAGCGAGTCCACCAACTTCGACCGGATCCCCGCGCCCGAGGAGATCCGCTGGTCGGCCGATCCGGTCTACGCCCACGTCACCACCAACAACACCATCTACGGCACCCAGTGGCGCACCGAGCCCGCGGTGCCGGCCGGCGTGCCCCTCGTGGCCGACACCTCGAGCGACATGTACAGCCGCCCGATCGACGTCCGGAAGTACGGGCTGATCTATGCGGGCGCGCAGAAGAACCTGGGGCCCAGCGGCGTCGTCCTGGTCATCATTCGGGACGATCTGGTCGAGGCGGGCCCCAAGACCCTGCCGACCATGCTGCAGTATCGCACCTTCGCCGCCGAGCGCTCGCTCTATAACACGCCGCCCACCTTCGGCATCTACCTCATGGGCGAGGTGTTCAAGTGGATCCAGGCGCAGGGCGGGCTGGCCGCCATGGCCGAGCTCAACGAGGCCAAAGCCCGGCTGCTTTACGAGTACATCGATGCGAGCGATTTCTTCCGGGGAACGGTGCAGCCCGACAGCCGCTCGCTGATGAACGTCTGCTTTCGCGCGCCCACCGAGGAGCTGGAGAACCGGTTCATCGCCGAGGCCACGAAGCGGGGGCTGGACGGTCTCAAGGGGCACCGCTCGGTAGGCGGGATGCGCGCCAGCATCTACAACGCCTGCCCTCCGGCCGCGGTGGAGGCGCTGGTGGCGTTCATGAAGGAGTTCGAGACGGCCAACCGCGCGGCGGCCGCGCGGACCTGA